One region of Lampris incognitus isolate fLamInc1 chromosome 4, fLamInc1.hap2, whole genome shotgun sequence genomic DNA includes:
- the LOC130111992 gene encoding transmembrane protein 138-like, producing MDAAETFQGCISLSATLDPSWNHNPPGRPAFGPETLQTSNYSLVLLIQLSLLSFDLFVNSFSELLRTEPAVQLVLFIIQDISILFNLVIVLLMLFNTYVFQVGLVAILLERFRALLVLSALYLTFSIILHSWIMNLRWLNANRFIWTDGLQVLFVLQRIASVLYYYFYKRTSEYLGDPRLYEDSPWLREVFARARQ from the exons ATGGATGCAGCCGAGACTTTCCAGGGCTGTATAAGCCTGAG TGCAACCTTGGATCCATCGTGGAACCATAATCCGCCCGGGCGCCCAGCCTTTGGGCCGGAAACATTACAGACCAGCAACTACTCCCTGGTGCTGCTGATCCAGCTAAGTCTGCTCTCCTTCGACCTGTTTGTGAACTCGTTTAGCGAGCTTCTGAGGACCGAGCCAGCGGTCCAGCTTGTGCTTTTCAT TATCCAGGATATTTCCATCCTGTTTAACCTGGTCATCGTTCTGCTGATGCTGTTTAATACCTACGTGTTCCAGGTTGGCCTGGTGGCCATCCTCCTTGAGCGCTTCAGAGCTCTGCTGGTACTCTCTGCTCTCTATTTAACCTTCAGCATTATTCTCCACTCCTGGATCATG AATCTTCGCTGGTTGAATGCAAATAGATTTATTTGGACAGATGGACTTCAAGTGTTGTTTGTCCTCCAAAGAATTG CTTCCGTGTTGTACTACTACTTTTACAAACGGACGTCTGAATACCTGGGTGACCCACGCCTTTATGAGGACTCACCATGGCTGCGAGAAGTTTTTGCACGGGCCAGACAGTGA